The following are encoded together in the Parvularculales bacterium genome:
- a CDS encoding peptidylprolyl isomerase yields MTLKTMFPKITSLILLGAVVLWTPAIAAPDEKNMIYLDLKDGRVVIELLEDKAPEHVKRIKQLAHEGFYDGIVFHRVIDGFMAQTGDPTGTGMGGSTYPDLKAEFNDESFTRGTIGMARSSNPDSANSQFFIVFGDAGFLDSQYTLWGRVIEGMEHVDAIKRGEPPSDPDTIIRMQVVADADS; encoded by the coding sequence ATGACCTTAAAAACTATGTTCCCAAAAATTACGTCTTTGATCCTGCTTGGCGCAGTGGTGTTGTGGACGCCTGCTATAGCCGCGCCGGATGAGAAAAATATGATTTATCTGGATTTAAAAGATGGCCGCGTCGTCATTGAACTTTTAGAAGACAAAGCGCCGGAACATGTAAAGCGCATTAAACAGTTAGCCCATGAAGGGTTCTATGACGGTATTGTATTTCATCGGGTGATTGACGGTTTTATGGCTCAGACGGGCGACCCGACGGGCACCGGAATGGGCGGTTCTACCTATCCTGACTTAAAAGCGGAGTTTAACGATGAGAGTTTTACCAGAGGTACTATCGGTATGGCGCGCTCGTCTAATCCCGATAGTGCCAACAGTCAGTTTTTCATTGTATTCGGAGATGCCGGTTTTCTGGATAGTCAGTACACTCTCTGGGGCCGCGTCATTGAGGGGATGGAGCATGTTGATGCTATTAAACGTGGCGAGCCCCCGTCCGACCCTGACACCATCATCCGTATGCAGGTAGTAGCCGACGCCGACTCATAA
- the coaD gene encoding pantetheine-phosphate adenylyltransferase, producing MTRIAIYPGTFDPVTNGHMDIIQRCCRLTDKLVVAVAVNDDKNPLFNLEERMAMVESEAKALKTRHGAEVVVRSFHGLLVNLAREENATMIIRGLRGSVDYEYEAQMTAMNHVMLPDVETVFLAASQEAGFISSTLVKQIARLDGDASLFVSPRVFKKISNKLADA from the coding sequence ATGACCCGCATAGCCATTTATCCGGGGACGTTTGACCCTGTAACAAACGGGCATATGGATATTATACAACGTTGTTGCCGTTTAACGGATAAGCTGGTGGTAGCCGTCGCGGTCAATGATGATAAAAACCCTTTGTTTAATTTAGAAGAGCGCATGGCTATGGTTGAAAGCGAAGCTAAAGCTTTGAAGACCCGCCATGGAGCCGAGGTGGTCGTGCGATCATTTCATGGTCTGTTAGTTAATTTAGCGCGTGAAGAAAATGCCACTATGATTATACGGGGCTTGCGGGGTTCGGTAGATTATGAATATGAAGCGCAAATGACAGCCATGAACCACGTCATGCTGCCTGATGTAGAGACAGTTTTTCTGGCGGCATCGCAGGAGGCGGGGTTTATATCCTCAACGCTGGTAAAGCAGATTGCCCGTTTGGATGGTGATGCCAGTCTTTTTGTCTCCCCCCGGGTTTTTAAAAAAATAAGCAACAAACTTGCTGACGCTTAG